Proteins encoded by one window of Archaeoglobus veneficus SNP6:
- a CDS encoding nucleotide-binding protein, producing MPVLAICSGKGGVGKTTVSANLAVVLTLFGRVIVIDSDIALPNLHTFFGLDDPFISLLDVLKDMGYLKDAIYEIRVKLKDSEDMDVLKELHVLPASTSVKALEEIDMERFKDVIESLRKDYDFVIVDVAAGLSKYAIIPMLSADASYLVVNPEKASIIDSQKVRKIADVSGVRVGGIIINRYKGEKRMVEYAENAIGAEVVGIIRESKLVRECWEDGIPVTMRKPYSKVAKDFYDLARRLVGEDVDIRPYGRLKYLFG from the coding sequence ATGCCAGTGCTTGCCATCTGTTCGGGTAAGGGCGGTGTTGGAAAGACTACTGTTTCAGCAAATTTAGCTGTTGTTCTAACACTCTTTGGTCGCGTTATCGTAATTGACAGCGACATCGCTCTTCCCAACCTCCACACATTCTTTGGTCTCGACGACCCCTTCATTTCGCTGCTTGACGTTCTGAAAGACATGGGCTACCTGAAAGATGCAATTTACGAGATAAGAGTTAAGCTGAAGGACAGCGAAGATATGGATGTCCTAAAGGAGCTCCATGTCCTGCCAGCTTCGACGTCTGTTAAGGCACTGGAAGAGATAGATATGGAAAGATTTAAGGATGTGATTGAAAGTCTCAGGAAAGATTACGACTTCGTGATAGTTGACGTGGCTGCAGGCCTCAGCAAGTATGCAATAATACCGATGCTAAGTGCTGACGCTTCCTACCTCGTTGTTAATCCCGAGAAAGCATCGATCATCGACTCACAGAAGGTAAGGAAAATTGCAGACGTTTCGGGTGTTAGAGTGGGAGGAATAATCATCAACCGCTACAAAGGAGAAAAGAGAATGGTTGAGTACGCAGAGAACGCAATAGGAGCTGAGGTTGTGGGAATAATAAGAGAATCCAAGCTCGTGAGAGAATGCTGGGAAGATGGCATCCCCGTCACCATGCGAAAGCCCTACTCAAAGGTGGCAAAGGACTTTTACGACCTCGCAAGAAGGCTTGTTGGAGAGGATGTGGATATCAGACCGTATGGCCGACTGAAGTACCTCTTTGGGTGA
- a CDS encoding carbohydrate kinase family protein, protein MGRLGSLAEVAGFGALNVDKLFLVDRIPARDEEGFVIDVKIAPGGSAANTIVGLSRLGVKTVFVGKVGSDSEGEFLLCDLRNEGVDVSSVKVSEGRSGCAMVFVDPSGHRAILVDPGVNDEVDFEEINVEALSAEAIHMTSFVCKSSDKPFEAQKKLATFFDTVSLDPGTLYAERADVWELISKTTIFLPSVAEIEKITGADYRRGAEKVMAHGVKIVAVKLGEKGCYVTDGRKEFHIPALKVSVADTTGAGDAFNAGFLYAYLRGYDLDVCGVAGNYVAAKCVEKLGARDGLPSERDVEEYLSGL, encoded by the coding sequence GTGGGGAGGCTGGGAAGCTTGGCTGAGGTTGCAGGCTTCGGCGCTTTGAACGTTGACAAGCTATTTCTTGTGGACAGAATTCCTGCAAGAGATGAGGAGGGATTTGTAATCGACGTGAAAATAGCTCCGGGGGGTTCTGCTGCTAATACTATAGTTGGCCTTTCGAGGCTTGGTGTGAAGACGGTCTTTGTTGGAAAGGTGGGAAGCGATAGCGAGGGTGAGTTTTTGCTCTGCGACCTCAGAAACGAGGGTGTCGATGTATCGAGTGTAAAAGTTTCGGAAGGTAGAAGCGGGTGTGCAATGGTCTTTGTTGATCCATCAGGTCATAGAGCGATACTCGTCGATCCGGGCGTCAACGATGAGGTTGATTTTGAGGAAATCAACGTAGAAGCGCTGAGCGCTGAAGCCATCCACATGACTTCTTTTGTTTGCAAAAGCAGCGACAAACCCTTCGAAGCGCAGAAAAAGCTGGCAACGTTTTTCGATACCGTCAGCCTCGATCCAGGCACACTTTACGCTGAAAGAGCGGACGTATGGGAACTGATCAGTAAAACTACAATCTTCCTTCCGAGTGTGGCCGAGATAGAGAAGATAACCGGAGCAGACTACAGACGGGGGGCTGAAAAGGTAATGGCCCATGGGGTTAAAATCGTTGCAGTCAAGCTCGGTGAAAAGGGCTGCTACGTCACGGATGGGAGGAAAGAGTTTCACATACCAGCCCTGAAGGTCAGTGTTGCAGACACAACCGGAGCAGGGGATGCATTCAACGCAGGCTTTCTCTACGCGTACCTCAGGGGATATGACCTCGACGTTTGTGGTGTTGCAGGAAACTATGTGGCAGCGAAGTGTGTTGAGAAGTTAGGGGCAAGAGACGGCCTCCCTTCGGAGAGGGATGTCGAAGAGTACCTGTCAGGACTTTAG
- a CDS encoding argininosuccinate synthase, with translation MKVVLSYSGGLDTTVCIPLLKEKYGFDEVVTVTVDIGQPPEEIKEAEKRGKKYADKHYTIDAKEEFVRLLFRLIKANGDYEGYVLGTSLARPLIAEKIVEVAKKENADAIAHGCTGKGNDQLRFENVFYQYGFRVIAPMRELNLTREWEIEYAKQHGIEVPVTKEKPYSIDENLWSRSIEGGKLEDPSFEPPEDIFEWTASPAKAPDEPEKVEIYFEQGVPVAINGERLPGLELIRKLNEIGGRHGVGRTDMMEDRVLGLKARENYEHPAATILITAHRDLEKLVLSRRELKFKKFVEEEWAELVYYGLTNDPLFDALNAFIDETQKRVTGWVRLKLFKGSVTPVARYSEFALYREELVSFDTTAIDQKYAEGFSRFHGLQGRIYREIIKKKE, from the coding sequence ATGAAGGTTGTACTTTCGTACTCAGGGGGGCTTGACACAACTGTATGTATTCCACTCCTGAAGGAGAAGTATGGATTCGATGAGGTTGTAACTGTAACCGTTGACATAGGCCAGCCGCCTGAAGAGATAAAAGAGGCCGAAAAGAGAGGTAAGAAATACGCAGATAAGCACTACACAATCGATGCGAAGGAAGAATTCGTCCGGCTTCTATTCAGGCTCATAAAGGCCAATGGAGACTACGAAGGTTACGTCCTCGGCACGTCTCTCGCAAGACCACTTATAGCTGAGAAGATTGTCGAAGTCGCAAAGAAGGAGAACGCAGATGCGATAGCTCACGGATGCACGGGAAAGGGCAACGACCAGCTTCGTTTTGAAAACGTGTTCTACCAGTACGGCTTCAGAGTTATCGCTCCAATGAGGGAACTGAACCTGACAAGAGAGTGGGAGATTGAGTACGCGAAGCAGCACGGCATTGAAGTGCCGGTAACGAAGGAAAAACCCTACAGTATTGACGAAAACCTGTGGAGCAGGAGTATAGAGGGTGGGAAGCTCGAAGACCCATCATTCGAGCCTCCGGAAGACATATTCGAGTGGACAGCAAGTCCCGCGAAGGCCCCTGACGAGCCCGAAAAAGTGGAAATTTACTTTGAGCAGGGAGTTCCCGTTGCAATCAACGGCGAGAGACTTCCAGGCCTTGAGCTGATCAGAAAGCTGAACGAAATAGGCGGAAGGCACGGCGTTGGAAGAACTGACATGATGGAGGACAGAGTTCTCGGCCTGAAGGCGAGGGAGAACTACGAACATCCTGCAGCAACAATCCTCATCACAGCTCACCGCGACTTAGAAAAGCTCGTGCTGAGCAGGAGGGAACTCAAGTTCAAGAAGTTCGTCGAAGAGGAGTGGGCGGAACTCGTTTACTACGGGCTGACTAACGATCCGCTTTTCGATGCGCTCAACGCATTCATCGACGAGACGCAGAAGCGCGTTACGGGTTGGGTCAGATTGAAGCTGTTCAAGGGCAGCGTTACGCCAGTCGCAAGGTATTCAGAATTCGCACTGTACAGAGAAGAACTCGTGTCCTTCGACACCACCGCAATAGACCAGAAGTACGCCGAGGGCTTTTCGAGATTCCACGGGCTTCAGGGAAGAATTTACAGGGAGATTATCAAGAAGAAGGAGTAA